One window of the Epinephelus moara isolate mb chromosome 22, YSFRI_EMoa_1.0, whole genome shotgun sequence genome contains the following:
- the LOC126384252 gene encoding chitin synthase chs-1-like yields MLLIDRLKLYPRVGAACGRIHPTGSGPMVWYQKFEYAVGHWLHKAAEHVFGCVLCSPGCFSLFRAAALMDDNVMKKYTIKSSAARHYIQFDQGEDRWLCTLLLKQGWRVEYNAASDAYTNAPEEFKEFYNQRRRWGPSTMANIADLLGSTNLISKRNPSMSKPYMFYQLFNLASSILAPSTVILIIAGSLTVLLDVHPSGALIMAIIPPAVFLGISFKIKSDTQIQIAAVMSILYAFLMMIAAIIIIGNMVRDQTIMNPSSLFIIALASFYLFTALLHPQEIGLVIYGLLYILCIPSAYLLLAIYSMVNMNNVSWGTRETAPASGAAKSAATTPQTKAQKAKSAFIQFFSRAKCCRKLCCRDSEDQERIHSQENLSMEAMEPEPQPQNTIVDDVSMPVEEQRREEPAFTCPNQNWVEQLQSLSADMRLQEDTLNEEEDQFFRELMARYLEPIPENKKKQKEMAENLKELRNKITFVYFICNAFWLIATFTLQVTDTPIFIQVPELDINLEFTGDYIFIDPLGFMFILAFALLVVVQFLAMLYHRINTLIHYVAYLDTESPTEKQIQQQPLIEVNDDENESSDYPIFQRNPDGGTLV; encoded by the exons GTCCCATGGTGTGGTACCAGAAGTTTGAATATGCAGTGGGCCACTGGCTCCACAAGGCAGCAGAGCATGTGTTTGGCTGCGTGCTGTGCAGCCCTGGCTGCTTCAGTCTGTTCAGAGCAGCAGCGTTGATGGACGACAATGTGATGAagaaatacaccatcaaatccTCAGCGGCTCGACACTACATCCAGTTTGACCAAG GTGAGGACCGCTGGCTGTGCACTCTGCTGCTGAAGCAGGGATGGAGAGTGGAGTACAATGCGGCCTCTGACGCCTACACCAACGCCCCAGAGGAGTTCAAAGAATTTTACAACCAG CGTCGGCGATGGGGACCATCCACCATGGCCAACATTGCGGACTTGCTGGGCTCTACCAACCTGATTTCCAAGAGGAACCCGTCCATGTCCAAACCCTACATGTTCTACCAGCTCTTCAACTTGGCATCGTCTATCCTGGCGCCTTCCACTGTCATCCTTATTATTGCAG GTAGTTTGACTGTGCTGCTAGACGTTCACCCCAGTGGTGCTCTGATCATGGCAATCATACCTCCGGCTGTCTTCCTTGGCATCAGCTTCAAGATCAAGTCAGACACTCAGATTCAAATTGCAGCAGTCATGAGCATCCTGTACGCCTTCCTCATGATGATAGCAGCGATTATCATAATAG GCAACATGGTGCGGGACCAAACCATCATGAATCCAAGCAGTCTCTTCATCATCGCCCTTGCCAGCTTTTACCTCTTTACTGCACTTTTGCATCCTCAGGAGATTGGCCTGGTGATCTATGGCTTGCTTTATATTCTGTGCATCCCCAGCGCCTACCTGCTGCTGGCTATTTACTCCATGGTCAACATGAACAACGTGTCCTGGGGCACCAGGGAGACAGCTCCTGCTTCTGGAGCCGCCAAATCTGCAGCCACCACTCCACAAACCAAAGCCCAAAAAG CCAAAAGCGCCTTTATACAGTTTTTCTCACGGGCCAAATGCTGTAGAAAACTCTGCTGTAGAGACAGTGAAGATCAAGAACGCATCCACAGCCAGGAGAATTTGAGCATGGAGGCAATGGAGCCTGAACCTCAACCCCAGAACACTATTGTGGATGATGTGAGCATGCCTGTGGAGGAACAGAG GCGAGAGGAGCCTGCATTCACCTGCCCTAACCAAA ATTGGGTCGAACAACTGCAGAGTTTGTCTGCTGACATGCGTCTACAGGAGGATACCCTCAATGAG gaggaggatcAGTTCTTCAGAGAGCTGATGGCCAGATACCTGGAGCCTATTCCtgagaacaaaaagaaacagaaagaaatggcTGAGAACCTCAAGGAGCTGAGAAACAAG ATTACCTTTGTCTACTTCATTTGCAATGCCTTCTGGCTCATAGCGACCTTCACTCTCCaggtcacagacacacccatcTTCATCCAGGTGCCAGAACTCGACATCAACCTGGAGTTCACCGGAGACTATATCTTCATCGACCCTCTGGGCTTCATGTTCATCCTGGCCTTCGCCTTGCTGGTGGTAGTCCAGTTCTTGGCCATGCTGTACCACAG AATAAACACCCTGATCCATTATGTGGCCTACCTGGATACAGAGTCcccaactgaaaaacaaatacaacaacagcCACTCATAGAG